One region of Juglans regia cultivar Chandler chromosome 4, Walnut 2.0, whole genome shotgun sequence genomic DNA includes:
- the LOC109013501 gene encoding E3 ubiquitin-protein ligase RHF2A-like isoform X1 produces MEVLEMEEAKPESHMTSAAAFVEGGIQQACDDACSICLEDFSESDPSTVTTCKHEFHLQCILEWCQRSSQCPMCWQHVSLKDPTSQELLEAVVRERSFRVTPARNATIFHHPTLGDFELQHLPVGANDAELEERIIQHLAAAAAMGRAHHIGRREGQRSRSSAHGRPHFLVFSAHPSGPSGPVSAPRVDNEPSSIGVASPSTPLASGGDVPSQQVSHFPSAHTDQDSSPASGSAFLPTNRQGISSNNRSPASHSSPPNPDRAGPSDFQSFSDSLKSRFNAMSMRYKESLSKNTRGWKDRLFSRNTSMSDIGSEVQREVNAGIASVSHMMERLETRDDSTASQDSEGYHLGDSSITNQNIVENDSNRPASCAASSTSG; encoded by the exons ATGGAG gTTCTGGAGATGGAGGAGGCAAAGCCTGAAAGTCATATGACATCGGCTGCAGCCTTTGTGGAAGGGGGAATACAACAAGCCTGTGATGATGCTTGCAGCATATGCCTTGAAGATTTTTCTGAAAGCGATCCATCAACG GTGACTACTTGCAAGCATGAATTTCACCTTCAGTGCATCCTTGAATG GTGCCAGAGAAGCTCTCAGTGTCCCATGTGTTGGCAACATGTTAGCCTGAAGGATCCCACCAG TCAAGAATTGCTTGAGGCAGTAGTACGTGAGAGGAGCTTTAGGGTTACTCCAGCAAGAAATGCCACTATATTTCATCATCCCACCCTTGGTGATTTTGAATTGCAGCAT TTGCCAGTAGGTGCTAATGATGCTGAACTTGAAGAGCGTATAATCCAGCATTTGGCAGCTGCTGCAGCAATGGGAAGGGCCCACCATATTGGTAGGAGGGAAGGCCAGAGGAGTCGGTCATCTGCCCATGGTCGTCCACACTTTTTGGTGTTTTCCGCGCATCCTAGTGGACCATCTGGTCCTGTTTCTGCTCCCAGGGTGGACAATGAACCATCTTCAATCGGTGTGGCTAGTCCATCTACCCCACTTGCATCAGGTGGAGATGTACCATCCCAGCAGGTTTCACATTTTCCTTCTGCTCATACCGATCAAGATTCTTCCCCAGCCTCCGGATCTGCTTTCCTGCCGACAAATCGTCAAGGAATTTCCTCTAATAATCG GAGCCCTGCTAGTCATTCCTCACCACCAAATCCTGATAGAGCAGGGCCATCTGATTTTCAGTCATTTTCAGATTCTCTGAAATCTAGATTTAATGCCATGTCAATGAG ATACAAAGAGTCGCTTTCAAAGAATACAAGAGGGTGGAAGGATAGGCTTTTCTCTCGTAATACTTCCATGTCAGATATCGGCTCTGAAGTTCAGAGGGAAGTGAATGCAGGAATTGCCAGTGTATCTCATATGATGGAGCGCCTTGAAACCAGAGATGATAGTACAGCCAGCCAAGATTCTGAAGGATATCATTTGGGCGATTCTTCTATTACCAACCAGAACATTGTGGAGAATGACAGCAATCGGCCAGCTTCTTGTGCTGCTAGTTCGACTTCAGGTTAA
- the LOC109013502 gene encoding fasciclin-like arabinogalactan protein 17 yields the protein MDSHIYGVSKLVFFSSFTLFLLSISATHAALPQIPVSKSSSGSSSQINSNSVLVALLDSHYTELAELVEKALLLQTLEEAVGKYNITIFAPRNEALERGLDPEFKRFLLEPGNLKSLQTLLMFHIIPRRIGSDEWPRESSGTVRHPNLCNDHVHLSSHASGKRIIDTAEIVRPDDVVRPDGVIHGIEQLLIPRSVQEDFNRRRNLRSISAVLPEGAPEVDPRTNRLKKPVAPVPAGSPPVLPIYDALAPGPSLAPAPAPGPGGPHGHFNGMRQVKDFIHTLLHYGGYNEMADILVNLTSLATEMGRLVSEGYVLTVLAPNDEAMAKLTTDQLSEPGAPEQIIYYHIIPEYQTEESMYNAVRRFGKVRYDTLRLPHKVVAQEADGSVKFGQGDGSAYLFDPDIYTDGRISVQGIDGVLFPAEEEEEAAKTEKKTAPVVKVVAKPRRGKLLEVACRMLGAFGQNSHLSTCQ from the exons ATGGATTCCCACATCTATGGTGTCTCCAAGCTCGTATTTTTCTCCTCCTTCACCCTCTTCCTTCTTTCAATTTCGGCAACCCATGCCGCATTGCCTCAAATCCCAGTCTCTAAATCTTCTTCTGGTAGCTCGAGCCAGATAAATTCCAACTCGGTCCTTGTGGCCCTCCTGGATTCGCATTACACCGAGCTCGCTGAACTCGTGGAGAAAGCCCTTCTTTTACAGACTCTCGAGGAAGCCGTGGGGAAATATAACATCACCATCTTTGCGCCGCGAAATGAAGCTCTGGAGCGAGGACTCGACCCCGAATTCAAGCGCTTCTTGCTTGAACCCGGGAACCTCAAGTCCCTCCAGACCCTCTTGATGTTCCACATTATTCCCAGACGAATCGGTTCCGACGAGTGGCCCCGCGAGTCTTCCGGTACGGTTCGGCACCCAAACCTCTGTAACGATCATGTACATTTGAGTAGCCACGCTTCCGGCAAGAGAATCATCGACACCGCCGAGATTGTTCGACCGGACGACGTCGTCCGCCCCGACGGCGTGATCCACGGGATCGAACAGCTGCTGATTCCCCGATCCGTGCAGGAGGACTTCAACCGGAGAAGGAATCTGCGGTCGATTTCCGCGGTCTTACCGGAGGGCGCACCCGAGGTGGACCCCAGGACCAACCGGTTGAAGAAACCAGTAGCACCAGTGCCGGCTGGATCCCCACCGGTACTGCCGATTTACGACGCACTGGCACCGGGCCCATCCCTGGCTCCGGCCCCGGCGCCCGGACCCGGAGGACCCCATGGTCACTTCAATGGTATGCGCCAGGTCAAGGACTTCATCCACACCCTTTTGCATTACGGTGGTTACAACGAGATGGCAGATATTTTGGTTAATCTAACTTCCCTAGCCACTGAAATGGGAAGGTTGGTCTCCGAAGGATACGTTTTGACGGTCTTGGCTCCAAACGACGAGGCCATGGCGAAGCTGACGACGGACCAATTGAGCGAGCCCGGTGCACCGGAGCAGATAATATACTACCATATCATACCCGAGTATCAGACCGAGGAGAGTATGTACAATGCGGTGAGGAGGTTTGGAAAGGTCCGGTACGATACTCTGAGGTTGCCGCACAAGGTTGTGGCTCAGGAGGCTGATGGGTCCGTGAAATTCGGGCAGGGAGATGGATCGGCATATCTATTCGACCCCGATATTTACACGGACGGGAGAATTTCTGTACAAGGGATTGATGGGGTTTTGTTCCCagcggaggaggaggaggaggcggcAAAGACAGAGAAGAAAACAGCTCCAGTTGTCAAGGTCGTCGCCAAGCCTAGAAGAG GGAAATTGCTGGAAGTAGCATGTAGAATGCTTGGAGCTTTCGGACAGAATTCTCATTTATCTACATGTCAATGA
- the LOC109013501 gene encoding E3 ubiquitin-protein ligase RHF2A-like isoform X2 yields the protein MEEAKPESHMTSAAAFVEGGIQQACDDACSICLEDFSESDPSTVTTCKHEFHLQCILEWCQRSSQCPMCWQHVSLKDPTSQELLEAVVRERSFRVTPARNATIFHHPTLGDFELQHLPVGANDAELEERIIQHLAAAAAMGRAHHIGRREGQRSRSSAHGRPHFLVFSAHPSGPSGPVSAPRVDNEPSSIGVASPSTPLASGGDVPSQQVSHFPSAHTDQDSSPASGSAFLPTNRQGISSNNRSPASHSSPPNPDRAGPSDFQSFSDSLKSRFNAMSMRYKESLSKNTRGWKDRLFSRNTSMSDIGSEVQREVNAGIASVSHMMERLETRDDSTASQDSEGYHLGDSSITNQNIVENDSNRPASCAASSTSG from the exons ATGGAGGAGGCAAAGCCTGAAAGTCATATGACATCGGCTGCAGCCTTTGTGGAAGGGGGAATACAACAAGCCTGTGATGATGCTTGCAGCATATGCCTTGAAGATTTTTCTGAAAGCGATCCATCAACG GTGACTACTTGCAAGCATGAATTTCACCTTCAGTGCATCCTTGAATG GTGCCAGAGAAGCTCTCAGTGTCCCATGTGTTGGCAACATGTTAGCCTGAAGGATCCCACCAG TCAAGAATTGCTTGAGGCAGTAGTACGTGAGAGGAGCTTTAGGGTTACTCCAGCAAGAAATGCCACTATATTTCATCATCCCACCCTTGGTGATTTTGAATTGCAGCAT TTGCCAGTAGGTGCTAATGATGCTGAACTTGAAGAGCGTATAATCCAGCATTTGGCAGCTGCTGCAGCAATGGGAAGGGCCCACCATATTGGTAGGAGGGAAGGCCAGAGGAGTCGGTCATCTGCCCATGGTCGTCCACACTTTTTGGTGTTTTCCGCGCATCCTAGTGGACCATCTGGTCCTGTTTCTGCTCCCAGGGTGGACAATGAACCATCTTCAATCGGTGTGGCTAGTCCATCTACCCCACTTGCATCAGGTGGAGATGTACCATCCCAGCAGGTTTCACATTTTCCTTCTGCTCATACCGATCAAGATTCTTCCCCAGCCTCCGGATCTGCTTTCCTGCCGACAAATCGTCAAGGAATTTCCTCTAATAATCG GAGCCCTGCTAGTCATTCCTCACCACCAAATCCTGATAGAGCAGGGCCATCTGATTTTCAGTCATTTTCAGATTCTCTGAAATCTAGATTTAATGCCATGTCAATGAG ATACAAAGAGTCGCTTTCAAAGAATACAAGAGGGTGGAAGGATAGGCTTTTCTCTCGTAATACTTCCATGTCAGATATCGGCTCTGAAGTTCAGAGGGAAGTGAATGCAGGAATTGCCAGTGTATCTCATATGATGGAGCGCCTTGAAACCAGAGATGATAGTACAGCCAGCCAAGATTCTGAAGGATATCATTTGGGCGATTCTTCTATTACCAACCAGAACATTGTGGAGAATGACAGCAATCGGCCAGCTTCTTGTGCTGCTAGTTCGACTTCAGGTTAA
- the LOC109013503 gene encoding fasciclin-like arabinogalactan protein 17 yields MLKHQSRRCESKFLFSMSAMDLHLYGVSKLVSFFFALFILSVSATHVTLPQSPISKSSSSGSSGQINSNSVLVALLDSHYTELAELVEKALLLQTLEEAVGKHNITIFAPRNEALERGLDPEFKRFLLAPGNLKSLQTLLMFHIVPRRIGSDEWPRQSSGPVRHPNLCNDHVYLRSQGSGKRIIDSAEIVRPDDVIRPDGVIHGIERMLIPRSVQEDFNRRRNLRSISAVLPEGAPEVDPRTHRLKKPAAPVPAGAPPVLPIYDALAPGPSLAPAPAPGPGGPHGHFNGMRQVKDFIHTLLHYGGYNEMADILVNLTSLATEMGRLVSEGYVLTVLAPNDEAMAKLTTDQLSEPGAPEQIIYYHIIPEYQTEESMYNAVRRFGKVRYDTLRLPHKVVAQEADGSVKFGQGDGSAYLFDPDIYTDGRISVQGIDGVLFPAEEEEELKTEKKTASVVKVVTKPRRGKLLEVACRMLGAFGQDSRLSTCQ; encoded by the exons ATGCTAAAACATCAGTCCAGACGGTGCGAGTCGAAGTTCTTGTTTTCTATGAGCGCCATGGATCTCCACCTCTATGGTGTCTCTAAACTTGTTTCCTTCTTCTTCGCCCTCTTCATTCTTTCAGTTTCGGCAACCCATGTGACATTGCCACAAAGTCCAATCTctaaatcttcttcttctgggAGCTCGGGCCAGATAAATTCTAACTCGGTCCTCGTGGCCCTCCTCGATTCGCATTACACTGAGCTCGCTGAACTCGTGGAGAAAGCCCTTCTTTTACAAACCCTCGAGGAAGCCGTGGGGAAACACAACATCACCATCTTCGCGCCGAGAAATGAAGCTCTCGAGCGAGGACTCGACCCCGAGTTCAAGCGCTTCTTGCTCGCTCCCGGGAACCTCAAGTCCCTCCAGACACTCTTGATGTTCCACATTGTTCCCAGACGAATCGGTTCGGACGAGTGGCCCCGCCAGTCTTCTGGGCCGGTTCGGCACCCAAACCTCTGTAATGACCACGTATATTTGAGAAGCCAGGGTTCCGGCAAGAGAATCATTGACTCTGCCGAAATTGTTCGACCGGATGACGTCATCCGCCCTGACGGTGTAATTCACGGGATCGAACGGATGCTGATTCCCCGATCAGTACAGGAGGATTTCAACCGGAGAAGGAATCTGCGGTCGATTTCCGCGGTCTTACCGGAAGGCGCACCCGAGGTGGACCCCAGGACCCACCGGTTGAAGAAACCGGCAGCACCTGTCCCGGCCGGAGCCCCGCCGGTTCTTCCGATTTACGATGCATTGGCACCAGGCCCATCCCTGGCTCCGGCACCGGCGCCAGGACCCGGAGGACCCCACGGTCACTTCAATGGTATGCGCCAGGTCAAGGACTTTATCCACACCCTTTTGCATTACGGTGGTTACAACGAGATGGCCGATATTTTGGTGAATCTAACCTCCCTAGCCACCGAAATGGGAAGGTTGGTCTCCGAGGGATACGTTTTGACCGTCTTAGCTCCTAATGACGAGGCCATGGCGAAGCTGACGACGGATCAATTGAGTGAGCCCGGTGCACCGGAGCAAATAATATACTACCATATCATACCGGAGTATCAGACCGAGGAGAGTATGTACAATGCGGTGAGGAGGTTTGGAAAGGTCCGTTACGATACTCTGAGGTTACCGCACAAGGTTGTGGCTCAGGAGGCTGATGGTTCTGTCAAATTCGGGCAGGGAGATGGGTCGGCGTATCTGTTCGACCCCGATATTTACACAGACGGGAGAATTTCTGTGCAAGGGATTGACGGTGTTTTGTTCCCagcggaggaggaggaggagctgAAGACAGAGAAGAAAACAGCTTCAGTTGTCAAGGTTGTCACCAAGCCAAGAAGAG GGAAGTTGCTGGAAGTAGCATGTAGGATGCTTGGAGCTTTTGGACAGGATTCCCGTTTATCTACTTGTCAATGA
- the LOC109013504 gene encoding putative RNA polymerase II subunit B1 CTD phosphatase RPAP2 homolog, with product MAKDQSISVKDAVYKLQLSLLEGIQAENQLFAAGSLMSCSDYEDVVTERSIVNFCGYPLCRNPLPADRPRKGRYRISLKEHKVYDLQETYMYCSSSCAVNSQAFAKSLQDERCSVLDLDKLNEVLRLFGNLSLDSKDGLGKNGDLGLSGLTIQEKPKTKVGEVPLEEWVGPSNAIEGYVPQRERSSKSSPLKNPKGGSKARHTKLNSETDFVINEMDFISTIITEDEYSVSKMPSGSTKTPSDAKIREPKGKVNCKDLEDQVAICEKPSTPTKNAGERKSRKSKGEESRMATKGDHSIIGLPSTSNPCPTSSSVSTAEAEEEADIEKAAMSKETTLKSSFKPSGMKKSGRTVTWADEKVDGSGDGNLCELRDIEDKKEAPERLSAKDVEDNDEKLRFEWAEACAIALNEAAEAVASGESDARDAVSEAGIIILPHPQDVDEGELMDDIDMLESEPAPLNWPRNPGVSHSELFNPEDSWYDAPPEGFNLTLSPFATMWMALFAWTTASSLAYIYGRDESFHEEYHSINGREYPNKIVLADGRSSEIKQTLAGCLARALPGLVADLRLPTPISILERGLGRLLDTMTFMDALPAFRSKQWQVIVLLFIEALSVCRIPALTSHLTNRRMFLTKVLDGAQISVEEYEIMKDLMIPLGRVPHFSSQSGA from the exons ATGGCAAAGGATCAATCAATCTCAGTGAAAGATGCTGTTTACAAACTGCAACTTTCCCTCCTTGAAGGCATCCAAGCTGAAAACCAGCTTTTTGCTGCTGGATCTCTGATGTCTTGCAGTGACTATGAAGACGTTGTGACTGAGCGTTCAATTGTGAACTTCTGCGGCTACCCTCTTTGCCGCAATCCTCTGCCAGCTGATCGCCCTCGGAAGGGGCGGTACCGCATTTCCTTGAAGGAACACAAGGTTTATGACCTACAGGAGACATACATGTATTGCTCTTCAAGCTGTGCTGTTAACAGTCAAGCTTTTGCTAAGAGCTTGCAAGATGAGAGATGCTCAGTTTTGGACTTGGATAAACTTAATGAGGTTTTGAGGTTGTTTGGGAACTTGAGTTTGGACTCCAAGGATGGTTTGGGAAAGAATGGGGATTTAGGATTGTCTGGCTTGACAATTCAGGAGAAACCAAAAACCAAGGTTGGGGAAGTGCCTTTGGAGGAGTGGGTTGGTCCATCAAATGCAATTGAAGGCTATGTTCCACAGAGGGAACGCAGTTCCAAGTCCTCACCTTTGAAAAATCCCAAAGGAG GGTCCAAAGCTAGACATACCAAATTGAATAGTGAAACAGACTTCGTCATCAATGAGATGGACTTCATCAGTACTATAATCACTGAAGATGAATATAGTGTCTCAAAAATGCCATCAGGTTCAACAAAGACTCCTTCTGATGCTAAAATAAGGGAACCGAAAGGAAAAGTGAATTGTAAAGACTTGGAGGATCAAGTCGCCATATGTGAAAAACCATCCACTCCCACAAAGAATGCTGGTGAAAGGaaatcaagaaaatcaaaagGGGAAGAGAGTAGAATGGCCACCAAAGGTGATCATAGCATCATAGGGTTGCCTTCAACTTCAAACCCCTGCCCTACTAGTTCCAGTGTAAGTACTGCAGAAGCAGAAGAGGAAGCCGACATTGAGAAAGCGGCTATGTCAAAGGAAACTACACTCAAATCCTCTTTTAAACCTTCAGGTATGAAAAAATCTGGTCGCACTGTTACCTGGGCTGATGAGAAAGTTGATGGCAGTGGGGATGGAAATCTTTGTGAGCTTAGAGATATAGAAGATAAAAAGGAAGCTCCTGAAAGATTAAGTGCTAAAGATGTGGAAGATAATGATGAAAAGTTACGCTTTGAGTGGGCAGAAGCTTGTGCAATAGCATTAAACGAGGCAGCAGAGGCTGTTGCTTCTGGAGAATCTGATGCCAGAGATGCCG TCTCTGAAGCTGGAATTATTATATTGCCACATCCACAAGATGTGGATGAAGGGGAATTGATGGATGATATTGATATGCTCGAATCAGAACCAGCTCCTTTAAATTGGCCTAGAAATCCTGGGGTTTCACATTCTGAGTTGTTTAACCCTGAAGATTCGTGGTATGATGCTCCGCCAGAGGGTTTCAATTTGACC TTATCACCTTTTGCCACAATGTGGATGGCTCTCTTTGCATGGACAACAGCATCTTCTTTGGCTTATATATATGGGAGGGATGAGAGTTTTCATGAAGAGTACCATTCCATTAATGGGAGGGAGTACCCAAATAAGATTGTCTTGGCAGATGGTCGTTCTTCTGAAATAAAGCAAACTCTTGCTGGTTGTCTTGCTCGGGCTTTGCCTGGACTAGTTGCTGATTTGAGACTGCCAACACCAATATCTATTTTGGAGCGAGGATTG GGGCGCTTGTTGGATACAATGACTTTTATGGATGCACTTCCAGCTTTCAGATCGAAACAGTGGCAAGTGATTGTTCTTCTGTTTATTGAAGCTCTCTCTGTTTGTAGGATCCCTGCACTTACCTCACACTTGACTAATAGGAGGATGTTTTTGACAAAG GTGTTGGATGGTGCCCAAATAAGTGTGGAGGAGTATGAGATTATGAAGGATCTAATGATTCCTCTCGGCAGGGTTCCTCATTTCTCATCTCAGAGTGGAGCTTAA